The Terracoccus luteus genome includes a region encoding these proteins:
- a CDS encoding DNA-directed RNA polymerase subunit beta' → MLDVNFFDELRIGLATAESIRQWSHGEVKKPETINYRTLKPEKEGLFCERIFGPTRDWECNCGKYKRVRFKGIICERCGVEVTRAKVRRERMGHIELAAPVTHIWYFKGVPSRLGYLLDLAPKDLEKVIYFAAYMITSVDDEQRHTDLPSLEAQIQAEKKEIENRRDSDVETRAQTLERNIAELEAEGAKADAKRKIRDQAEREMNNIRKRADQQVERLEQVWDRFKNLKVQDLEGDEILYREMRDRFGLYFEGGMGAAAIQKRLESFDLDAEADLLQEIIATGKGQKKTRAIKRLKVVNAFQMTTNHPTGMVLDAIPVIPPDLRPMVQLDGGRFATSDLNDLYRRVINRNNRLKRLLDLGAPEIIVNNEKRMLQEAVDSLFDNGRRGRPVTGPGNRPLKSLSDMLKGKQGRFRQNLLGKRVDYSGRSVIVVGPQLKLHQCGLPKQMALELFKPFVMKRLVDLDHAQNIKSAKRMVERARAVVWDVLEEVITEHPVLLNRAPTLHRLGIQAFEPQLVEGKAIQIHPLVCSAFNADFDGDQMAVHVPLSAEAQAEARILMLSSNNILKPADGRPVTMPTQDMITGIFHLTDAVDGGGIGAGRAFSSPSEARMAFDRGEILLGSTITLRLTDAVPPAGFELPEGVTAGDDGLVPSITFETTLGRAIFNDTLPVDYPFINSPVDRKSLSAIVNDLAERYSKVQVAASLDALKEAGFHWSTRSGCTVAISDVTTPGNKTDILEGYETKAAKVQTQYERGLITDDERRQELVEIWTQASNQVAKEMEVNFPRTNPIYRMVSSGAGGNWFQIRQIAGMRGLMANPKGEIIPRPIKANFREGLTVLEFFISTHGARKGLADTALRTADSGYLTRRLVDVSQDVIIREDDCGSERGLKLPIASVNEVTGTRTLNDVVEASVYARTLAEAVEGPDGTVLAEAGIDLGDVVIGALYAAGVDEVRVRSVLTCDSRVGTCAKCYGRSLATGKLVDIGEAVGIIAAQSIGEPGTQLTMRTFHTGGAAAADDITQGLPRVVELFEARTPKGVAPIAEATGRIEIEDTDKARRILLTPDDGSEQHAYPVSKRSRLAVADGDHVTVGTKLVQGAIDPKQVLRILGPRAAQTHLVDEVQRVYRQQGVSIHDKHIEVIVRQMLRRVTIIEAGDADLLPGELAERGRFEEENRKVMAEGGRPAAGRPELMGITKASLATESWLSAASFQETTRVLTQAAMEAKSDPLLGLKENVILGKLIPAGTGLPRYRNVKVEPTEEAKAAMYSLPNYDAYDYAGFGAGTGEAIRLDDEALGLDKF, encoded by the coding sequence GTGCTCGACGTCAACTTCTTCGACGAGCTTCGCATCGGCCTCGCCACTGCGGAGTCCATCCGCCAGTGGAGCCACGGCGAGGTCAAGAAGCCCGAGACCATCAACTACCGCACGCTCAAGCCCGAGAAGGAGGGCCTGTTCTGCGAGCGCATCTTCGGCCCCACCCGGGACTGGGAGTGCAACTGCGGCAAGTACAAGCGCGTCCGCTTCAAGGGCATCATCTGTGAGCGTTGCGGTGTCGAGGTGACCCGCGCCAAGGTGCGCCGTGAGCGGATGGGCCACATCGAGCTCGCCGCCCCCGTCACGCACATCTGGTACTTCAAGGGTGTGCCGAGCCGCCTCGGCTACCTGCTCGACCTCGCGCCGAAGGACCTCGAGAAGGTCATCTACTTCGCGGCCTACATGATCACGTCCGTCGACGACGAGCAGCGTCACACCGACCTGCCCTCGCTCGAGGCCCAGATCCAGGCCGAGAAGAAGGAGATCGAGAACCGTCGCGACTCCGACGTCGAGACCCGCGCCCAGACGCTCGAGCGGAACATCGCCGAGCTCGAGGCCGAGGGTGCCAAGGCCGACGCCAAGCGCAAGATCCGCGACCAGGCCGAGCGCGAGATGAACAACATCCGCAAGCGCGCCGACCAGCAGGTCGAGCGGCTCGAGCAGGTCTGGGACCGGTTCAAGAACCTCAAGGTCCAGGACCTCGAGGGCGACGAGATCCTCTACCGCGAGATGCGTGACCGCTTCGGCCTCTACTTCGAGGGCGGGATGGGCGCCGCGGCGATCCAGAAGCGCCTCGAGAGCTTCGACCTGGACGCCGAGGCCGACCTCCTGCAGGAGATCATCGCCACCGGCAAGGGCCAGAAGAAGACCCGCGCCATCAAGCGGCTCAAGGTCGTCAACGCCTTCCAGATGACGACCAACCACCCGACCGGCATGGTGCTCGACGCCATCCCGGTCATCCCGCCGGACCTGCGCCCGATGGTGCAGCTCGACGGTGGCCGCTTCGCGACGTCGGACCTCAACGACCTCTACCGCCGCGTCATCAACCGCAACAACCGCCTCAAGCGACTGCTCGACCTCGGCGCGCCCGAGATCATCGTCAACAACGAGAAGCGGATGCTGCAGGAGGCCGTCGACAGCCTCTTCGACAACGGCCGTCGTGGCCGGCCCGTCACGGGCCCGGGCAACCGTCCGCTGAAGTCGCTGTCCGACATGCTCAAGGGCAAGCAGGGGCGTTTCCGCCAGAACCTGCTCGGCAAGCGCGTCGACTACTCCGGCCGTTCGGTCATCGTCGTCGGCCCGCAGCTCAAGCTGCACCAGTGCGGCCTGCCCAAGCAGATGGCGCTCGAGCTCTTCAAGCCCTTCGTCATGAAGCGGCTCGTCGACCTCGACCACGCGCAGAACATCAAGTCGGCCAAGCGCATGGTCGAGCGCGCCCGCGCCGTCGTGTGGGACGTCCTCGAAGAGGTCATCACCGAGCACCCCGTGCTGCTCAACCGTGCACCCACGCTGCACCGCCTCGGCATCCAGGCCTTCGAGCCGCAGCTCGTCGAGGGCAAGGCCATCCAGATCCACCCGCTCGTCTGCTCGGCCTTCAACGCCGACTTCGACGGTGACCAGATGGCCGTGCACGTGCCGCTGTCGGCCGAGGCGCAGGCCGAGGCCCGCATCCTCATGCTCTCGAGCAACAACATCCTCAAGCCGGCCGACGGTCGCCCCGTCACCATGCCGACCCAGGACATGATCACCGGCATCTTCCACCTGACCGACGCGGTCGACGGTGGGGGCATCGGTGCCGGGCGTGCGTTCTCGTCGCCGTCGGAGGCCCGGATGGCCTTCGACCGGGGCGAGATCCTGCTCGGCAGCACGATCACGCTGCGCCTGACGGATGCCGTGCCGCCGGCCGGGTTCGAGCTGCCCGAGGGCGTCACCGCGGGTGACGACGGCCTCGTCCCGAGCATCACCTTCGAGACGACCCTGGGCCGGGCCATCTTCAACGACACGCTGCCGGTGGACTACCCGTTCATCAACAGCCCCGTCGACCGCAAGAGCCTCTCGGCGATCGTCAACGACCTCGCCGAGCGGTACTCCAAGGTGCAGGTGGCCGCCTCGCTCGACGCGCTCAAGGAGGCCGGTTTCCACTGGTCGACCCGTTCGGGCTGCACCGTCGCGATCTCCGACGTCACGACGCCGGGCAACAAGACGGACATCCTCGAGGGCTACGAGACGAAGGCCGCGAAGGTCCAGACCCAGTACGAGCGTGGTCTGATCACCGACGACGAGCGCCGCCAGGAGCTCGTCGAGATCTGGACCCAGGCGTCCAACCAGGTCGCCAAGGAGATGGAGGTCAACTTCCCGCGCACGAACCCCATCTACCGGATGGTGTCCTCGGGTGCGGGTGGTAACTGGTTCCAGATCCGCCAGATCGCGGGCATGCGTGGCCTCATGGCCAACCCGAAGGGCGAGATCATCCCGCGCCCGATCAAGGCGAACTTCCGTGAGGGCCTCACGGTGCTCGAGTTCTTCATCTCGACGCACGGTGCCCGCAAGGGTCTGGCCGACACGGCGCTGCGTACCGCCGACTCGGGCTACCTCACGCGTCGTCTCGTCGACGTGAGCCAGGACGTCATCATCCGTGAGGACGACTGTGGCAGCGAGCGCGGCCTCAAGCTGCCGATCGCCTCGGTCAACGAGGTCACCGGCACGCGCACGCTCAACGACGTCGTCGAGGCGTCGGTCTACGCCCGCACGCTGGCCGAGGCCGTCGAGGGTCCCGACGGGACCGTCCTCGCCGAGGCCGGCATCGACCTCGGTGACGTCGTCATCGGCGCGCTCTACGCGGCCGGCGTCGACGAGGTGCGGGTCCGCTCGGTCCTCACCTGTGACAGCCGCGTCGGCACGTGCGCGAAGTGCTACGGCCGTTCGCTCGCGACCGGCAAGCTCGTCGACATCGGCGAGGCCGTCGGCATCATCGCGGCCCAGTCGATCGGTGAGCCCGGCACGCAGCTGACGATGCGTACCTTCCACACCGGTGGCGCCGCGGCGGCCGACGACATCACGCAGGGTCTGCCCCGCGTCGTCGAGCTGTTCGAGGCCCGCACCCCCAAGGGCGTGGCCCCGATCGCCGAGGCGACCGGTCGCATCGAGATCGAGGACACCGACAAGGCGCGCCGCATCCTGCTGACGCCCGACGACGGTTCCGAGCAGCACGCCTACCCGGTGAGCAAGCGCTCTCGCCTCGCCGTCGCCGACGGCGACCACGTGACGGTCGGCACCAAGCTGGTCCAGGGCGCGATCGACCCCAAGCAGGTCCTTCGCATCCTCGGCCCGCGTGCGGCCCAGACCCACCTGGTCGACGAGGTGCAGCGCGTGTACCGCCAGCAGGGTGTGTCGATCCACGACAAGCACATCGAGGTCATCGTGCGCCAGATGCTGCGTCGCGTGACGATCATCGAGGCCGGCGACGCCGACCTGCTGCCCGGCGAGCTCGCCGAGCGTGGTCGTTTCGAGGAGGAGAACCGCAAGGTCATGGCCGAGGGTGGCCGTCCGGCCGCCGGACGTCCCGAGCTCATGGGCATCACCAAGGCCTCGCTCGCGACCGAGTCGTGGCTCTCCGCCGCGTCGTTCCAGGAGACGACCCGCGTGCTCACGCAGGCCGCCATGGAGGCCAAGAGCGACCCGCTGCTCGGCCTCAAGGAGAACGTCATCCTCGGAAAGCTCATCCCGGCCGGTACGGGCCTGCCCCGCTACCGCAACGTCAAGGTCGAGCCGACCGAGGAGGCCAAGGCCGCCATGTACTCTCTGCCGAACTACGACGCGTACGACTACGCGGGCTTCGGTGCGGGCACGGGCGAGGCCATCCGCCTCGACGACGAGGCCCTGGGTCTCGACAAGTTCTGA
- the dacB gene encoding D-alanyl-D-alanine carboxypeptidase/D-alanyl-D-alanine-endopeptidase, with product MSRRRHPRAAVGALAATVVVTVTALVGAAAPVGAAPAVPAVVPAVAPAVVADDSALAARISTLMQDPAMAAASTKKGLRIVDAKTGGVVWTGSSTVPLAPASTLKLFTAAAGMAILGSGYRWPTEVWTWPMRTGGVVPGNLYLKGYGDPTLLESDLPTTAASLKAKGVTRIAGSIMADTTFFDDQRYNPTWSTSYLSQYYAAQISALSLSPDTDYDAGTIIVTYSPGSSSGSAVRYTVTPASAAPYVRIVNNARTSASGTSSSFTATRANGTNTITLGGQVPLGRAAAKQWVTVNDPGAYAASVLRLQLQKVGITVDGGYGRMTKTAGTVLYSRTSSRLTLGQLLTPFLKLSNNGHAEVITKTIGARYGRPGNWADGTAAISRYASGLGVSMTGSRLADGSGLSTSDRLTPYQLVTLLQKMPTQSWFPTLKAALPIAGTDPMRWNGGTLTDRMRGTPAAGSLRAKTGTLYGYVTALAGYVTGADGRGYIFAVISNYSGTSPRPVEDRIGALLAGWRVPR from the coding sequence ATGTCCCGTCGCCGTCACCCGCGAGCCGCCGTCGGCGCCCTCGCCGCCACCGTCGTGGTCACCGTCACCGCCCTCGTCGGGGCCGCCGCGCCGGTGGGGGCCGCTCCCGCCGTGCCTGCTGTGGTGCCCGCGGTGGCGCCCGCCGTGGTGGCCGACGACAGCGCGCTGGCGGCGCGGATCTCCACCCTCATGCAGGACCCGGCCATGGCGGCCGCGTCGACGAAGAAGGGCCTGCGCATCGTCGACGCCAAGACCGGAGGGGTCGTCTGGACCGGCTCGTCGACCGTGCCGCTCGCGCCGGCCTCGACCCTCAAGCTCTTCACCGCGGCGGCCGGCATGGCCATCCTCGGGTCGGGCTACCGCTGGCCGACCGAGGTGTGGACCTGGCCCATGCGAACCGGGGGAGTGGTGCCCGGCAACCTCTACCTCAAGGGCTACGGCGACCCCACGCTGCTCGAGAGCGACCTCCCGACGACGGCGGCCTCGCTCAAGGCGAAGGGCGTCACGCGCATCGCCGGCAGCATCATGGCCGACACGACCTTCTTCGACGACCAGCGCTACAACCCGACGTGGTCGACGAGCTACCTCTCGCAGTACTACGCCGCGCAGATCAGCGCGCTCAGCCTCTCGCCCGACACCGACTACGACGCCGGCACGATCATCGTCACGTACTCGCCGGGCAGCAGCTCGGGCTCGGCGGTGCGCTACACCGTCACGCCCGCCAGCGCCGCGCCCTACGTCCGCATCGTCAACAACGCCCGCACGTCGGCATCCGGCACCTCGTCGTCATTCACGGCGACCCGCGCCAACGGCACGAACACCATCACCCTCGGCGGGCAGGTGCCGCTCGGGCGGGCGGCGGCCAAGCAGTGGGTCACGGTGAACGACCCCGGCGCCTACGCGGCGTCGGTGCTGCGGCTGCAGCTGCAGAAGGTGGGCATCACGGTCGACGGCGGCTACGGACGCATGACGAAGACGGCCGGTACGGTGCTGTACTCACGCACGAGCTCACGCCTCACCCTGGGCCAGCTGCTCACGCCCTTCCTCAAGCTGTCGAACAACGGCCACGCCGAGGTCATCACCAAGACGATCGGCGCGCGGTACGGACGGCCCGGCAACTGGGCCGACGGCACCGCCGCCATCTCGCGCTACGCGTCGGGCCTCGGCGTCTCGATGACCGGCTCGCGCCTCGCCGACGGGTCCGGACTGTCGACGAGCGACCGCCTCACGCCCTACCAGCTCGTCACACTGCTGCAGAAGATGCCGACGCAGTCGTGGTTCCCGACGCTCAAGGCGGCGCTGCCGATCGCCGGCACCGACCCGATGCGCTGGAACGGCGGCACCCTCACCGACCGCATGCGCGGCACCCCGGCCGCCGGAAGCCTCCGCGCCAAGACCGGCACCCTCTACGGCTACGTCACCGCGCTCGCGGGCTACGTCACCGGCGCCGACGGGCGGGGCTACATCTTCGCCGTCATCAGCAACTACTCGGGCACGTCGCCGCGACCCGTCGAGGACCGCATCGGCGCCCTCCTCGCCGGCTGGCGCGTCCCCCGCTGA
- a CDS encoding lamin tail domain-containing protein translates to MHLTHRLGAVAATCAVAALPVALASAPVAGAATPAVKISYVYFDSPGSDTGSATSLNAEYVRITNTTTTARSLTGWTLRDVTGYTYTFPTFTLGAKATVTVHTGKGTASQTHRYYNRSWYVWNNTGDTAYLRDSRGTTVHTCGWTSTTTTAKTC, encoded by the coding sequence ATGCATCTCACCCACCGTCTGGGCGCCGTCGCCGCCACGTGCGCCGTCGCCGCCCTCCCCGTCGCCCTCGCCTCCGCCCCGGTCGCCGGCGCCGCCACCCCCGCCGTCAAGATCAGCTACGTCTACTTCGACTCCCCGGGTTCGGACACCGGCAGCGCGACGAGCCTCAACGCCGAGTACGTGCGCATCACGAACACGACGACCACGGCCCGCAGCCTCACCGGGTGGACCCTGCGCGACGTCACGGGCTACACCTACACGTTCCCGACCTTCACCCTCGGCGCCAAGGCGACGGTCACGGTGCACACCGGCAAGGGGACCGCGTCGCAGACCCACCGGTACTACAACCGCTCCTGGTACGTCTGGAACAACACCGGCGACACCGCGTACCTGCGCGACAGCCGGGGCACGACCGTCCACACGTGCGGCTGGACCTCGACGACCACGACCGCCAAGACCTGCTGA